A section of the Devosia rhizoryzae genome encodes:
- a CDS encoding SDR family NAD(P)-dependent oxidoreductase, with amino-acid sequence MYSLLDPSRFVVFITGATSGFGASAARRYVAAGGKVIATGRREDRLVALRDELGHDKCHIIPLDVRDRHQMEAAIAAIPAPFDAINVVLANAGLALGVAPAAEASLDDWQTMIDTNVSGLVYTVRLLLPGLIARGGGHVVTLGSVAGEFAYPGGSVYAASKAFVKHFALAIRSDLQGKNVRVTDIEPGLTETEFSVVRYGGDEAKAGNVYSGTKPMTAEDIAESIFWATSLPAHVNVNKIQLMATTQAIGPFDIHRSK; translated from the coding sequence ATGTATTCGCTGCTCGATCCCAGCCGCTTCGTCGTCTTCATCACTGGCGCCACCTCCGGCTTCGGCGCCTCCGCGGCCCGCCGCTATGTGGCCGCCGGCGGCAAGGTCATTGCCACTGGCCGACGCGAGGATCGGCTGGTGGCGCTGCGCGATGAACTTGGCCACGACAAGTGCCACATCATCCCGCTCGATGTACGCGACCGTCACCAGATGGAGGCCGCGATCGCTGCCATTCCGGCGCCGTTCGACGCCATCAACGTCGTCTTGGCCAATGCCGGGCTTGCGCTTGGGGTGGCGCCCGCGGCGGAAGCAAGCCTTGATGACTGGCAGACCATGATCGATACCAACGTATCGGGCCTGGTCTATACGGTCCGGCTGCTGCTGCCCGGCCTGATCGCCCGCGGTGGCGGCCATGTCGTGACGCTAGGCTCGGTGGCCGGCGAGTTCGCCTATCCCGGCGGCTCGGTCTATGCGGCAAGCAAGGCTTTCGTAAAACACTTCGCGCTCGCCATCCGCTCGGATCTGCAGGGCAAGAATGTGCGGGTCACCGATATCGAGCCAGGCCTCACCGAAACCGAGTTTTCCGTTGTCCGCTATGGCGGCGACGAGGCCAAGGCCGGCAATGTTTATAGCGGCACCAAGCCGATGACTGCCGAAGACATCGCAGAGTCCATCTTCTGGGCGACGTCGCTTCCGGCCCATGTAAACGTCAACAAGATCCAGTTAATGGCGACAACCCAGGCCATCGGGCCCTTCGATATTCACCGTAGCAAGTAA
- a CDS encoding autotransporter assembly complex protein TamA, giving the protein MSIAAAVAVGSMPAAAFELFGVKFFEDEADRDAEAVIADPQPYSVTFGASEGGSVENAVRNASSLLADQDKPASGAAGLIAKARGDYRRILAALYGEGYYGGAISIRIGGVEAANLAPDTRLPKPADVVISVTAGPLFRFSDVGIQNQAPLTTDPEDQVDLPAVRGFGVGEVARSPVIIRAEQLALDAWRQQGYAKAEIVSRDVVADHATNTVAATIVVNPGRLAAFGPIAVTGNERMNPEFVAQQTGLAVGQEYDPDDIERAQRRLDRLEVFRAARLEAAESIGSDGLLPYNLIVDELPGRRYGLGASYSTVDGLGLEAFHLWRNLFGQAERLRLDARVASIAYPVDTAQFDYFVGGTFTKPGFYHPDVDLVASVSAERTIYPTYTETSASARLGLTWFFSDDLTFEGGVNAERSRFDDVFGTRDFATAGAYAGVIFDGRDNALDATEGWYAAGNVEPYYDFIYGKPGLQVVAEGRTYFGFGEDDAFVLAGRLKGGALLGPSLNEIPPDKLFFAGGGGSVRGYGYKSIGVDNGNGVVTGGRYLLEASLEARVKVTEDIGVVGFVDGGYVAADVFPGLQDLRLGAGVGVRYNTGFGPLRLDVAIPLNKKPGDPDYAIYAGIGQAF; this is encoded by the coding sequence TTGAGCATTGCCGCGGCTGTGGCCGTGGGGAGCATGCCGGCGGCCGCCTTCGAGTTGTTCGGCGTAAAATTCTTCGAGGACGAGGCCGATCGCGACGCCGAAGCGGTGATCGCCGATCCGCAGCCCTATTCCGTCACCTTCGGTGCCAGCGAAGGCGGCTCGGTTGAAAATGCCGTGCGCAATGCGTCCTCGCTCCTGGCTGACCAGGACAAGCCTGCCTCCGGCGCGGCTGGCCTTATCGCCAAGGCACGCGGCGATTACCGCCGCATACTCGCCGCGCTTTATGGCGAAGGCTATTACGGCGGAGCTATCAGCATCCGCATCGGCGGGGTGGAAGCGGCAAACCTGGCACCGGACACGCGCCTGCCCAAACCAGCCGATGTGGTGATTTCGGTCACTGCGGGTCCACTGTTCCGCTTCAGCGACGTGGGGATCCAGAACCAGGCGCCGCTCACCACCGACCCGGAAGATCAGGTCGACCTGCCGGCCGTGCGCGGTTTCGGGGTTGGGGAAGTGGCGCGCTCGCCTGTTATCATCCGGGCCGAACAGCTGGCGCTCGATGCCTGGCGGCAGCAGGGTTATGCGAAGGCCGAAATCGTCAGCCGCGATGTCGTTGCCGATCACGCCACCAACACCGTGGCGGCGACCATCGTCGTCAATCCCGGGCGCCTTGCCGCCTTTGGTCCCATCGCCGTCACCGGCAATGAGCGGATGAACCCCGAATTCGTGGCTCAGCAGACCGGCCTTGCCGTGGGACAGGAATATGATCCGGACGACATCGAGCGCGCCCAGCGCCGCCTCGACCGGCTGGAAGTGTTTCGAGCGGCGCGGCTGGAAGCTGCCGAAAGCATCGGCAGCGATGGGCTCCTGCCTTATAATCTCATCGTCGACGAATTGCCCGGTCGCCGCTATGGCCTGGGCGCCAGCTATTCCACCGTTGACGGCCTGGGCCTCGAAGCCTTCCACCTCTGGCGCAATCTTTTCGGCCAGGCCGAGCGCTTGCGGCTCGATGCGCGCGTTGCCAGCATCGCTTATCCCGTCGACACGGCACAGTTCGACTATTTCGTTGGCGGCACCTTCACCAAGCCCGGCTTCTACCACCCCGACGTCGACCTCGTTGCCTCCGTTTCGGCCGAGCGCACGATCTACCCCACCTATACCGAGACCTCGGCCAGCGCCCGCCTTGGCCTTACCTGGTTCTTTTCCGACGACCTGACCTTCGAGGGCGGCGTCAATGCCGAGCGCTCGCGCTTCGACGACGTCTTCGGCACGCGCGATTTCGCCACCGCCGGCGCTTACGCTGGCGTCATCTTCGATGGCCGCGACAATGCGCTGGACGCGACCGAAGGCTGGTATGCTGCGGGCAACGTCGAGCCCTATTACGACTTCATCTATGGCAAGCCGGGCCTGCAGGTCGTGGCCGAGGGCCGCACCTATTTCGGTTTCGGCGAAGACGATGCCTTCGTGCTGGCCGGGCGGCTCAAGGGCGGCGCGCTGCTCGGGCCCTCGCTCAATGAAATCCCGCCCGACAAGCTGTTCTTTGCCGGCGGGGGCGGTTCGGTGCGCGGCTATGGCTACAAGAGCATTGGCGTCGACAATGGCAATGGCGTGGTGACCGGCGGGCGTTATCTGCTGGAAGCGTCGCTCGAAGCGCGGGTCAAGGTGACGGAAGACATCGGCGTCGTCGGTTTCGTCGATGGCGGCTATGTCGCGGCCGATGTGTTCCCCGGTTTGCAGGACCTGCGGCTCGGCGCTGGCGTCGGCGTCCGCTACAATACGGGCTTTGGACCCCTGCGCCTCGATGTCGCCATTCCGCTCAACAAGAAACCGGGCGATCCCGATTACGCGATCTATGCCGGCATAGGGCAGGCCTTCTGA
- a CDS encoding translocation/assembly module TamB domain-containing protein encodes MRRFFPKTRRMQVLVAALLLAPAAVPVTLVAQDMSNEEQKGFLTNFVEDRLSTPERQIRLSNIDGVLGSDVSINEITISDAQGVWLRVNNASLNWNQAALFLGRLEVNSLRADSIEYVRNAIPVEGAVDLPPPEAGTLEIPEFPVAIQIGELAVPSVRFGEDVFGLGSKISLAGSMSLADGNLDAALDIVRLDGPGGTLDLDVAFSNETQVLDLGLSLVEPPNGVIANLLNIEGRPAVQLTLDGQGPVSDLEAQLRLLANDQEALAGTASIAQQPGGYGVSVELGGPLSTLVAEQYRPFFGADTRLSAEAMVLDVGGVEISNLSLSGGQLDLSASASTTADNFLSRLDLSAAIADPSGGRVTLPAPGLNTVQSAQLQIRFGTDAGDQWSSTLAVDGFETAGFAADTLALNIGGVAQNLQDAATRMITFNGDGTLSGISADEGVEAALGDSVGLGIAGVFNAGQPIQLAELRIVGEALTAGLAGAIDGTDFDGRIAVETANIAPFSGLAGRELTGALSLAAEGQIMPLTGGFDLTFDGSGTDVSVDDPTADALLEGTVTLSGRLARSQAGISADQFAVRNQQVQFTADGAFASDVSDFQIGLDLADLALLSDQASGALTVRGSARSTTPEAPLELLLDGQVASGTLAGYSLRDARVGIAANLLDGEISGDVTGLAMLDGNRATLATHFETDEVQQALTEIGFEIAGTRIAGAVTRAVDTGLLDGRLEVTASDVSLAAAMLLTDAAGAVNAAVELTPHGDTQSASVTANVANLRVNDITVGRADVSAAIADLFGVPAIDGTLTASSVSAAGVDIETLAATASQSGDTTDFDAQARLATGTDVALAGALSPVEGGYRLALDRADLVQGQLSARLANPTALVVGGDSVSLDAIRFNVGSGSITATGTAGNQLDVTVDIAQLPLSIANAVAPDLGLAGTINGRATISGAASDPQVRFDAQANGINANVIGSFGIAPLSLSAAGSYANGSVVLDSISAQGNGGLSVTGSGRVPLDGGPLAVSLNGSAPLALANRFVVDRGGVFTGTASFDANIGGPLSAPQFTGAVSTEGAGYVDPELNLRLTDIAGRVSLNGSTASVETLSANLATGGSISAQGTVGLGDGLPANLQVNINSAGYADGEIFVATLSGALTLTGPITGSPLLSGQVLVEEANIAVPEGFGGGAPLIEVEHVRTPRPVQETLNRARINAWTGSTGGGSSSQLQLDVTVYAPNQIFVRGRGLDAEVGGEVRLTGSISNIQPVGAFSLTRGRLDVLGQRLDFETGTVTLLGDLDPQLYFVARTEGDGITVFVTIAGRVSAPDVTFTSNPDLPQDEVLSRLIFNRSMGELSPLQLARLAAAAAELVGGGGGGGLVDGLRGAAGLADLDVVTDDAGNVGVQAGTYLQDNVYLGVTAGTNGQSKVTINLDATDDLTVKGSVGADGNTSLGVFFEQDY; translated from the coding sequence ATGCGGCGCTTTTTCCCCAAGACTCGCCGCATGCAGGTGCTGGTTGCTGCGCTGCTGCTCGCGCCAGCCGCTGTCCCCGTGACCTTGGTCGCGCAGGATATGAGCAATGAGGAGCAAAAGGGCTTTCTCACCAATTTCGTCGAGGACCGGCTGTCGACGCCGGAACGGCAGATCCGGCTCTCCAACATCGATGGCGTGCTCGGCTCCGACGTCTCGATCAACGAGATCACCATTTCGGATGCCCAAGGCGTCTGGCTGCGCGTTAACAATGCCAGCCTCAACTGGAACCAGGCTGCGCTGTTTCTTGGCCGGCTCGAGGTCAATTCGCTGCGCGCCGACTCCATCGAATATGTGCGCAATGCCATTCCGGTGGAAGGCGCAGTCGATCTGCCGCCGCCGGAAGCGGGCACGCTCGAAATCCCCGAATTCCCTGTCGCCATTCAGATCGGAGAGCTGGCTGTGCCCAGCGTCCGTTTTGGCGAAGACGTGTTTGGCCTCGGCTCCAAGATTTCGCTTGCCGGATCGATGTCGCTTGCTGATGGCAACCTCGATGCCGCGCTCGACATCGTCCGGCTCGACGGGCCGGGTGGCACGCTTGATCTCGATGTCGCCTTCAGCAACGAAACGCAGGTGCTCGACCTTGGTCTCTCGCTGGTCGAGCCGCCCAATGGGGTGATCGCCAACCTCCTCAACATCGAGGGCCGGCCGGCGGTGCAGCTGACGCTGGACGGGCAGGGGCCGGTTTCCGATCTCGAAGCGCAGCTGCGCTTGCTGGCCAATGACCAGGAAGCTCTGGCAGGAACGGCATCGATCGCTCAACAGCCCGGCGGCTATGGCGTTTCGGTCGAGCTCGGCGGGCCGCTGTCCACGCTCGTTGCCGAACAATATCGTCCGTTCTTTGGTGCCGACACACGGCTCAGCGCCGAGGCCATGGTGCTCGATGTGGGTGGGGTGGAGATCTCCAACCTTTCCCTGAGCGGCGGCCAGCTTGATCTTTCCGCCAGTGCGTCCACGACGGCCGACAACTTCCTGTCGCGCCTGGATCTTTCCGCGGCCATTGCCGATCCTTCTGGCGGGCGCGTCACCTTGCCGGCTCCAGGGCTCAACACTGTTCAGTCGGCCCAGCTACAGATCCGCTTCGGCACCGATGCCGGCGACCAGTGGTCGAGCACGCTCGCGGTCGACGGTTTCGAGACGGCAGGCTTCGCGGCCGACACGCTGGCGCTCAATATCGGCGGCGTGGCGCAGAACCTGCAGGACGCGGCCACGCGCATGATCACCTTCAACGGTGACGGCACCTTGTCCGGTATCTCTGCCGATGAGGGTGTCGAAGCGGCGCTGGGCGACAGTGTCGGCCTCGGCATTGCCGGCGTCTTCAATGCCGGCCAGCCCATCCAGCTCGCCGAATTGCGCATTGTCGGCGAAGCGCTGACGGCTGGCCTCGCTGGCGCCATCGACGGCACGGATTTCGATGGCCGCATCGCGGTCGAGACCGCCAATATCGCGCCGTTCTCGGGCCTTGCCGGACGCGAGCTGACCGGTGCGCTCAGCCTTGCCGCCGAAGGCCAGATCATGCCCCTGACCGGCGGCTTCGATCTCACCTTTGATGGCAGCGGCACCGATGTTTCCGTGGACGACCCGACGGCCGACGCACTGCTCGAAGGCACCGTGACCTTGTCCGGCCGCCTTGCCCGCAGCCAGGCCGGCATCAGCGCCGACCAGTTTGCTGTTCGCAACCAGCAGGTGCAGTTCACCGCTGATGGTGCCTTTGCAAGCGACGTGTCCGATTTTCAAATCGGGCTCGACCTCGCCGACCTGGCGCTCCTCTCCGATCAGGCCAGCGGCGCGCTGACGGTGCGTGGCTCCGCCCGCTCAACCACTCCCGAGGCGCCGCTCGAACTGCTGCTCGACGGCCAGGTGGCGAGCGGCACCCTCGCCGGTTACAGCTTGCGCGATGCCAGGGTCGGCATTGCCGCCAATCTCCTCGACGGCGAAATCAGCGGCGATGTTACCGGCCTTGCCATGCTCGATGGCAACCGCGCGACACTCGCCACGCATTTCGAAACGGACGAAGTGCAGCAGGCGCTGACGGAAATCGGCTTCGAAATTGCCGGTACGCGCATCGCCGGTGCCGTCACCCGCGCCGTTGACACCGGGCTGCTCGATGGCCGTCTCGAGGTCACAGCGTCCGATGTCTCGCTGGCTGCCGCGATGCTGCTGACCGATGCCGCCGGTGCGGTCAACGCCGCGGTCGAACTGACGCCCCATGGCGACACGCAATCCGCAAGCGTCACGGCCAACGTTGCGAACTTGCGCGTCAACGACATCACCGTCGGCCGCGCCGATGTTTCCGCCGCCATTGCCGATCTCTTTGGCGTTCCCGCGATCGATGGCACGCTCACAGCCAGCTCTGTTTCGGCCGCCGGCGTCGATATCGAAACTCTCGCCGCCACGGCCAGCCAGAGCGGCGACACCACCGACTTCGATGCCCAGGCGCGCCTCGCCACCGGAACCGATGTGGCCCTTGCCGGTGCGCTGAGCCCTGTCGAAGGCGGCTATCGCCTGGCGCTTGATCGGGCGGACCTGGTGCAGGGGCAGCTTTCCGCCCGCCTCGCCAATCCGACTGCCCTAGTGGTCGGTGGTGACAGCGTGTCGCTCGATGCCATTCGCTTCAATGTGGGCTCAGGCAGCATCACTGCCACCGGCACTGCAGGCAATCAGCTCGATGTCACGGTCGACATCGCACAACTGCCGCTCTCGATCGCCAATGCCGTGGCGCCCGACCTTGGTCTTGCCGGGACGATCAACGGTCGCGCTACCATTTCCGGCGCCGCCTCCGATCCGCAGGTGCGTTTCGACGCTCAGGCTAATGGCATCAATGCCAATGTGATCGGCAGCTTTGGCATTGCTCCGCTATCGCTCTCCGCTGCCGGCTCTTATGCAAATGGCAGCGTCGTGCTCGACAGCATCAGCGCCCAGGGCAATGGCGGTCTCTCCGTCACCGGCTCGGGCCGCGTGCCACTCGATGGTGGTCCGCTCGCCGTGTCGCTCAACGGTTCCGCTCCCCTGGCCCTGGCGAACCGCTTCGTCGTCGATCGGGGCGGGGTTTTTACCGGTACGGCAAGCTTTGACGCCAATATTGGCGGGCCGCTCAGCGCGCCGCAGTTCACCGGCGCCGTCAGCACGGAAGGCGCCGGCTATGTTGATCCCGAACTTAATCTTCGGCTGACCGACATTGCCGGCCGTGTTTCTCTCAATGGCAGCACGGCGAGTGTTGAAACCCTCAGCGCCAATCTTGCCACCGGTGGCAGCATCTCCGCCCAGGGAACCGTCGGCTTGGGCGACGGCTTGCCGGCAAACCTTCAGGTCAACATCAACTCGGCCGGCTATGCCGATGGCGAAATCTTCGTCGCGACGCTGTCCGGCGCGCTCACCCTTACCGGCCCGATCACCGGCTCGCCGCTGCTGTCTGGCCAGGTGCTGGTGGAAGAGGCAAACATTGCAGTGCCCGAGGGCTTTGGTGGCGGTGCCCCGCTGATCGAGGTCGAGCATGTCCGCACCCCGCGTCCGGTGCAGGAAACGCTCAATCGCGCCCGCATCAATGCGTGGACCGGCAGCACGGGCGGCGGTTCGTCCTCGCAGCTGCAGCTCGACGTCACTGTTTACGCACCCAACCAGATCTTCGTGCGCGGCCGTGGCCTTGATGCCGAAGTCGGTGGCGAGGTGCGGCTCACCGGCTCGATCAGCAATATCCAGCCGGTCGGCGCCTTCTCGCTCACGCGTGGCCGCCTCGACGTGCTCGGCCAGCGCCTTGATTTCGAAACTGGCACCGTGACCTTGCTGGGCGATCTTGATCCGCAGCTCTATTTCGTCGCCCGCACCGAGGGCGATGGCATCACCGTTTTCGTCACCATAGCCGGCCGCGTCTCGGCGCCCGATGTGACCTTCACCTCCAATCCCGACCTGCCGCAGGATGAAGTGCTGAGCCGGCTGATCTTCAACCGCTCCATGGGCGAACTCTCGCCGCTCCAACTGGCGCGCCTCGCCGCGGCAGCCGCTGAACTGGTGGGCGGTGGTGGCGGCGGCGGGCTCGTCGACGGCCTCCGCGGTGCAGCCGGTCTTGCCGATCTTGACGTCGTCACCGACGATGCCGGCAATGTCGGCGTCCAGGCCGGGACGTATCTGCAGGACAACGTTTATCTCGGCGTCACCGCCGGCACCAATGGGCAGAGCAAGGTGACGATCAACCTTGATGCGACCGATGACCTGACGGTCAAGGGCTCGGTTGGTGCGGACGGGAACACGAGCCTCGGTGTGTTCTTCGAGCAGGATTACTGA
- a CDS encoding extracellular solute-binding protein, whose product MKLSLLKAVLAATLAFASPALAQTPLGEWVHAASVNGTPKYPAGFERFDYVNPDAPKAGTLRLSARGSFDTFNPILPKGQVASGIGLIYETLMTPSLDEVNVSYGLIAQDMMIAPDYTSVSFRINPEARWQDGEPVTAEDVVWSFQKLMEVNPDNVQYYGDVTGAEVSEPGVVTFSFKSGENRELPDILGQLLVLPQHWWEGTDAAGNKRNIAESTLELPLGSGPYVLADFQTGQTLRYELDEDYWGKNHPTQIGTNNIAEIRYEYFLDEAVTFEAFKGDQLDFWSEYIARRWATAYDFPAVAEGRVVKEEFPQDEASSGEMSGFIPNLRRPIFQDQRVREALNYAFDFEQLNSTVFFDQYERINSFFYNLPFASKDLPQGKELEILESVRDQLPPEVFTEPYTNPVNGSEQALRGNLRTALGLLTEAGYRLDGTRLIDANGEQLSFEILSHQPTLEPMIANLTTNLAKIGIAATMRMVDTPQYINRIRSYDYDMIYGSWAQSFSPGNEQRFFFGSASANEEGSRNYAGIADPGIDALIEMVIAAKDRPTQEAATAALDRTLLAHHYVIPGYTLTYSRTARWNRYSHPENLPEFSSGFPTIWWWDEAKAEATGGAL is encoded by the coding sequence ATGAAGCTCTCTCTCCTCAAAGCCGTTCTCGCCGCCACGCTGGCCTTCGCTTCCCCTGCCCTGGCGCAGACGCCGCTTGGCGAATGGGTGCATGCGGCTTCGGTCAACGGCACGCCCAAATATCCGGCCGGGTTCGAGCGCTTCGATTATGTGAACCCCGACGCGCCCAAGGCCGGCACCTTGCGGCTAAGTGCCCGCGGGAGCTTTGACACTTTCAACCCCATCCTGCCCAAGGGGCAGGTGGCGAGCGGCATCGGGCTGATCTATGAAACGCTGATGACCCCCTCGTTGGACGAGGTCAACGTTTCCTACGGGTTGATCGCCCAGGACATGATGATCGCGCCGGACTACACCTCGGTCAGCTTCCGCATCAATCCCGAGGCGCGCTGGCAGGATGGAGAACCGGTCACGGCGGAAGACGTCGTCTGGTCGTTCCAGAAACTGATGGAGGTCAATCCGGACAATGTTCAATATTATGGCGACGTGACCGGCGCCGAGGTCAGCGAGCCAGGGGTCGTGACCTTCAGCTTCAAGAGCGGGGAAAACCGCGAACTGCCCGATATTTTGGGCCAGCTCCTAGTGCTGCCGCAGCATTGGTGGGAAGGCACCGATGCGGCCGGGAACAAGCGCAACATCGCCGAGTCGACCCTCGAATTGCCACTCGGCTCAGGTCCCTATGTGCTCGCCGACTTCCAGACCGGGCAGACGCTGCGCTACGAACTCGACGAGGACTACTGGGGCAAGAACCACCCAACCCAGATCGGCACCAATAACATTGCTGAAATCCGCTACGAGTACTTCCTCGACGAGGCGGTGACTTTCGAGGCCTTCAAGGGCGATCAGCTCGATTTCTGGAGCGAGTATATCGCCCGCCGCTGGGCCACGGCATATGACTTCCCAGCCGTCGCCGAAGGACGAGTGGTGAAGGAAGAATTCCCGCAGGACGAGGCGAGCTCAGGCGAAATGAGCGGCTTCATCCCCAACCTGCGGCGTCCCATCTTCCAGGACCAGCGGGTGCGCGAGGCGCTGAACTATGCCTTCGATTTCGAGCAGCTTAACTCGACCGTCTTCTTCGACCAGTACGAGCGCATAAACTCCTTCTTCTATAACCTGCCCTTTGCCTCCAAGGACCTGCCGCAGGGCAAGGAGCTGGAAATCCTCGAAAGCGTCCGCGACCAGCTGCCGCCCGAGGTTTTCACCGAGCCATACACCAACCCGGTCAATGGCAGCGAGCAAGCACTGCGAGGCAATCTCCGCACCGCCTTGGGCCTCCTCACAGAGGCCGGCTATCGGCTCGACGGCACACGGCTGATCGATGCCAATGGCGAACAGCTGAGCTTTGAGATCCTGAGCCATCAGCCAACGCTCGAGCCGATGATCGCCAACCTGACCACCAACCTTGCCAAGATCGGCATCGCGGCGACCATGCGCATGGTCGACACGCCTCAATATATCAACCGCATTCGCAGCTATGACTACGACATGATCTATGGCAGCTGGGCGCAGAGCTTTTCGCCCGGCAACGAGCAGCGCTTCTTCTTCGGCTCGGCCAGCGCCAACGAAGAAGGATCGCGCAACTATGCCGGCATCGCCGATCCGGGCATAGACGCGCTGATCGAAATGGTAATCGCCGCCAAGGATCGCCCGACCCAGGAGGCCGCCACCGCGGCGCTGGACCGGACCCTGCTCGCGCACCACTATGTCATCCCCGGCTATACGCTGACCTATTCGCGCACGGCGCGCTGGAACCGGTACAGCCACCCCGAAAATCTGCCGGAATTCTCGTCGGGTTTTCCGACGATCTGGTGGTGGGACGAGGCAAAGGCCGAGGCGACGGGCGGAGCGCTTTAG
- a CDS encoding ABC transporter ATP-binding protein — MSALLSVRDLTIRFGAFEAASKVSFDIAPGETLALVGESGSGKSVTALSVLKLLPPSASLSGQVLFESQDLVAASTKDLRAVRGNGVGMIFQEPLSSLNPVHTVGRQVAETLALHQGLRSAAAKRRVIELLDAVGIPNPKSRVDDYPHQLSGGQRQRVMIAMALANEPKLLIADEPTTALDVTVQAQILELLKKLQRDMGMAMLFITHDLQVVRRIADRIAVMQRGEIVETGPVETIFSAPQHDYTRHLLAAAPRGEPPVPADDAPAILETQDLKVWFPIKRGLLRRTVGHIRAVDGVNLTVRRGETLGVVGESGSGKSSLGYAVLRLIPSTGRIVFLGEEVQARSWRSLRPLRKHMQIVFQDPFGSLSPRLSVGEIVEEGLRVHMPRLTQAERETRVSDALREVGLDPATAIRYPHEFSGGQRQRVAIARALVLEPDFLVLDEPTSALDVSIQAQVIDLLRAVQARRNLSYLFISHDLRVVRALAHRLVVMRNGVVVEAGKTADIFAGPREDYTRQLLAAAFSESPPLSTPPNAD; from the coding sequence ATGAGCGCGTTGCTTTCCGTCCGTGATCTCACCATCCGCTTCGGCGCCTTCGAAGCCGCCAGCAAAGTGAGCTTCGACATTGCGCCAGGCGAGACGCTGGCGCTGGTGGGCGAGAGTGGATCAGGCAAGTCGGTGACGGCGCTTTCCGTGCTCAAGCTCCTTCCGCCTTCCGCGTCGCTGAGCGGACAAGTGTTGTTCGAGAGCCAGGACCTTGTGGCGGCGTCGACGAAAGACCTGCGGGCGGTGCGCGGCAATGGCGTCGGCATGATCTTCCAGGAGCCGCTGAGTTCGCTTAATCCGGTGCATACGGTGGGGCGGCAGGTCGCCGAGACGCTGGCGCTGCACCAGGGACTGCGCAGCGCGGCGGCCAAGCGGCGGGTGATCGAGCTGCTCGATGCCGTCGGAATTCCGAACCCAAAGAGCCGGGTTGACGACTATCCGCATCAGCTCTCGGGCGGGCAGCGGCAGCGCGTCATGATCGCCATGGCGCTGGCCAATGAACCCAAGCTCTTGATTGCCGACGAGCCGACCACGGCGCTCGACGTCACGGTGCAGGCCCAGATTCTGGAGCTTCTCAAGAAGCTGCAGCGCGACATGGGCATGGCCATGCTGTTTATCACCCATGACCTCCAGGTCGTGCGGCGCATCGCCGACCGCATCGCGGTGATGCAGCGGGGCGAGATCGTCGAAACCGGGCCAGTGGAGACGATTTTTTCTGCACCGCAGCATGACTATACCAGGCATCTCCTCGCCGCGGCGCCGCGCGGCGAACCGCCGGTACCGGCCGATGATGCGCCGGCCATCCTTGAGACGCAGGATCTAAAGGTCTGGTTTCCGATAAAGCGCGGGCTGTTGCGGCGCACGGTAGGGCACATCCGCGCCGTGGACGGGGTGAACCTCACCGTCCGGCGCGGCGAGACGCTGGGCGTGGTCGGCGAAAGCGGCTCGGGCAAGTCCTCGCTCGGCTATGCCGTGTTGCGGCTGATCCCCTCCACCGGGCGCATCGTCTTTCTGGGCGAAGAGGTACAGGCGCGCTCCTGGCGGAGCCTGCGGCCGCTGCGCAAGCATATGCAGATCGTCTTCCAGGACCCGTTCGGCTCGCTGAGTCCCCGCCTTTCAGTGGGCGAGATCGTCGAAGAAGGCCTGCGGGTCCATATGCCCAGGCTGACGCAGGCGGAACGGGAGACGCGCGTATCCGATGCCCTCCGCGAAGTGGGGCTCGATCCGGCCACGGCCATCCGCTACCCGCACGAGTTCTCCGGTGGTCAGCGGCAGCGGGTGGCAATCGCGCGGGCGCTCGTGCTGGAGCCGGACTTCCTGGTCCTCGACGAGCCGACCTCCGCGCTCGACGTCTCGATCCAGGCGCAGGTGATCGACCTGCTGCGCGCTGTGCAGGCGCGGCGGAATTTGAGCTACCTTTTTATCAGCCATGACCTGCGCGTGGTTCGGGCCCTGGCCCACCGCCTCGTCGTCATGCGCAATGGCGTTGTGGTGGAGGCAGGCAAGACCGCCGATATCTTTGCCGGCCCGCGCGAGGACTATACGCGCCAATTGCTGGCCGCCGCGTTCAGCGAAAGCCCGCCATTGTCGACGCCGCCGAATGCCGACTAG